GTGCTTCTCTTCATGAATTTCTGAGCTGCCAAGGCCAAAGCCACTACAATTTTCTCTTAACAGGGTGTTCAGGTATAAAACCAGATGTAATCTTTAAGTTGGAACATGGAGAGGACCCATGGATCATAGAGAGTGAGTTGTCAAGGTGGATCTACCCAGGTAAGTGAGAATTGGGTAGATGGTCAAGAGGGCATCTTCTTCTTCCTTGACATCTCTGACATCCGTCAccttttttattccttaaaatttATCAGGCCTCCTTTATAACATTCATTCTACAACAGCCACCTTCCTAGTACCTCTGTTCGTTGCCaactgttgtgtgtgtgtgtgtgtgtctatttgattttgcctctttcttcttccttcagaCAGAGTGAAAGGCCTTGAATCTTCCCAGCAGATCATTTCTGGAGAACTTTTATTTCAAAGGGAGATACTAGAAAGAGCCCCAAAGGATAATTCATTGtactctgttttaaaaatctaGCATATTGATAATCAGATAGATATATCAAGGAAATCAAGACAGAGTTTTGAGGCAGGTCACAGTCATCAGCCATGAAACATTGACTGATGAGACGGATTCCAAGTATAGTGCATTTGGGAAAATGTTCAATCGGTGCACAGACCTTGCTCCTTCAAGTCAAAAATTCCATAAGTTTCATTCATGTGAAAATAGCTTGAAGTCTAATTCAGACTTACTAAATTATAACAGGAGCTATGCAAGAAAGAACCCCACTAAGAGGTTTAGATGTGGGAGACCACCTAGGTATAATGCTTCCTGTTCTGTGCCTGAGAAGGAAGGCTTCATTCATACTGGAATGGAGCCCTATGGAGATAGTCAATGTGAAAAAGTTCTCAGTCATAAGCAAGCCCATGTTCAGTATAAGAAAGTTCAAGCCAGAGAGAAACCCAATGTTTGTAGTATATGTGGGAAAGGCTTTATCAAGAAGTCACAGCTCATTATACAtcaaagaattcatactggagagaaaccatatgTATGTGGAGATTGTAGGAAAGCCTTCAGTGAGAAATCACACCTCATTGTGCATCAGAGGATTCATACtggggagaaaccctatgaatgtactGAGTGTGGAAGATCATTCTCCCAGAAGTCACCTTTCATGGTTCATCAGAGAGTcaatactggagagaaaccctataagTGTTTTGAGTGTCCAAAAGCTTTCCCCCAGAAGTCATATCTAATTATACATCAGAGAGTTCATACCAGAGAGAAGCCCTTTGAATGCAGTGAATGCGGGAAAGCCTTCTGTGAGATATCTCACCTTTTTATACACCGGATAACTCATACTGGGGAGAAGCCCTATGAATGTACTGAATGTGGGAAGACCTTCCCTCGGAAAACACAGCACATTATACATCAGATAACgcatactggagagaagccctataAGTGTGGTGAATGTGGGAAAACTTTCTGCCAACAGTCCCACCTCGTAGGACATCAAAGAATTCATACAGGAGAAAAACCTTATGTATGTACTGACTGTGGGAAGGCCTTTTTCCAGAAGTCACAcctcactggccatcaaagacttcatactggagagaaaccctatatgTGTACTGAATGTGGAAAATCCTTCTCTCAGAAATCACCTCTTATCATACACCAGAGAATTCATACAGGGGAGAAACCTTATCAGTGTGGCGAATGTGGCCAAACCTTCTCCCAGAAATCACCCCTCATTATTCATCAGAGAGTTCACACAGGGGAGAAACCCTACGAGTGTACTGAGTGTGGGAGGGCCTTTTCCCTGAAGTCAAATCTCATTCTACATCAGAGAggtcatactggagagaaaccctatgaatgtagtGAATGTGGAAAGGCCTTCTGTGGAAAGTCTCCATTCATTATACATCAGAAAACTCATCCTAGGGAGAAAACCCCTGAATGTGCTGAGTCTGGGATGACTTTTTTCTGGAAATCACAGATGATTACATATCAGAGAAGACACACTGGGGAGAAACCCTCCAGATGCAGTGACTGTGGGAAGGCGTTCTGCCAGCATGTATA
This genomic stretch from Nomascus leucogenys isolate Asia unplaced genomic scaffold, Asia_NLE_v1 000941F_67568_qpd_obj, whole genome shotgun sequence harbors:
- the LOC100606341 gene encoding LOW QUALITY PROTEIN: zinc finger protein 630 (The sequence of the model RefSeq protein was modified relative to this genomic sequence to represent the inferred CDS: inserted 2 bases in 1 codon; substituted 1 base at 1 genomic stop codon), whose translation is MEEWLTQLDLRRLFCTPPRPQLLSKEKQKMIESQEPVTFEDVAVDFTQEEWQQLNPAQKTLHRDVMLETYNHLVSVGCSGIKPDVIFKLEHGEDPWIIESELSRWIYPDRVKGLESSQQIISGELLFQREILERAPKDNSLYSVLKIXHIDNQIDXYQGNQDRVLRQVTVISHETLTDETDSKYSAFGKMFNRCTDLAPSSQKFHKFHSCENSLKSNSDLLNYNRSYARKNPTKRFRCGRPPRYNASCSVPEKEGFIHTGMEPYGDSQCEKVLSHKQAHVQYKKVQAREKPNVCSICGKGFIKKSQLIIHQRIHTGEKPYVCGDCRKAFSEKSHLIVHQRIHTGEKPYECTECGRSFSQKSPFMVHQRVNTGEKPYKCFECPKAFPQKSYLIIHQRVHTREKPFECSECGKAFCEISHLFIHRITHTGEKPYECTECGKTFPRKTQHIIHQITHTGEKPYKCGECGKTFCQQSHLVGHQRIHTGEKPYVCTDCGKAFFQKSHLTGHQRLHTGEKPYMCTECGKSFSQKSPLIIHQRIHTGEKPYQCGECGQTFSQKSPLIIHQRVHTGEKPYECTECGRAFSLKSNLILHQRGHTGEKPYECSECGKAFCGKSPFIIHQKTHPREKTPECAESGMTFFWKSQMITYQRRHTGEKPSRCSDCGKAFCQHVYFTGHQNPYRKDTLYMC